A part of Oceaniferula flava genomic DNA contains:
- a CDS encoding aspartate 1-decarboxylase: MKFDLRTDRGLFPHMQHVLLKSKIHRACVTVADVEYEGSIEIPSDLMEAAGLWEGERVLVTSASKGGRLETYAQAGEPGTGKIIMNGGAAHIIKAGERITIMAFAISENPILPKKVVCDENNVIIRHIK; this comes from the coding sequence TTGAAATTTGACCTTCGCACGGATCGCGGCTTGTTTCCGCACATGCAGCACGTGCTATTAAAATCAAAAATCCACCGCGCCTGTGTCACAGTTGCGGATGTTGAGTATGAAGGAAGTATCGAAATCCCATCCGATCTCATGGAGGCGGCCGGTCTTTGGGAGGGGGAGCGCGTGCTGGTAACGTCTGCCTCGAAAGGTGGTCGACTGGAAACTTACGCCCAAGCTGGCGAGCCCGGAACTGGGAAAATCATCATGAACGGCGGCGCGGCTCACATCATTAAAGCCGGTGAGCGCATCACCATCATGGCATTTGCCATCTCCGAGAACCCGATTCTTCCGAAGAAGGTGGTCTGCGACGAGAACAACGTCATCATTCGCCATATTAAATAG
- the ychF gene encoding redox-regulated ATPase YchF yields the protein MLKAGIVGLPNVGKSTLFNAVTRTRNAEAANYPFCTIDPNVGVVTVPDERLNVMAEISKTQKIIPAAIEFVDIAGLVEGASEGAGLGNKFLANIREVDAIVQVVRCFNNDDIIHELGSVDPIRDIEIINSELILADIAALQKRKESRAKKAKSGDKESKKEVELIDKLLPHLDAGKPALTLELSDDEQITLRDFFLLSSKRTIFACNVTEDELAETQKNPDGHDMVAKVREYAAASHNAEAIVISARIEEELVELDAEEVKEFLADMGIEDSGVSTLIRGVYHLLGLRTYITSGEKETRAWTIREGDKAPAAAGVIHGDFERGFIAAEVCAYEDLVAAGSKNAAKEAGKLRIEGKEYVVKDGDIIEFRFNV from the coding sequence ATGCTCAAGGCAGGAATCGTAGGTCTACCCAACGTCGGAAAATCGACACTCTTTAATGCAGTCACCCGCACCCGCAATGCGGAGGCGGCCAACTATCCATTTTGCACCATCGACCCCAACGTCGGCGTGGTCACCGTGCCGGACGAACGCTTGAACGTCATGGCCGAGATCAGCAAGACCCAGAAGATCATCCCCGCCGCGATCGAATTTGTCGATATCGCCGGACTGGTGGAAGGAGCCTCTGAAGGTGCCGGACTTGGCAACAAGTTCCTCGCCAACATCCGCGAAGTCGACGCCATCGTCCAGGTAGTGCGCTGCTTTAATAATGACGACATCATTCACGAACTCGGCAGTGTTGATCCAATTCGCGACATCGAAATCATCAACTCGGAACTCATCCTCGCCGACATCGCCGCCTTGCAGAAACGCAAAGAATCCCGCGCTAAGAAAGCCAAGAGCGGTGACAAAGAGTCAAAAAAAGAGGTCGAACTCATCGACAAACTGCTCCCTCACCTCGATGCCGGCAAACCTGCGCTCACCCTGGAACTCAGCGATGACGAGCAGATCACCCTGCGCGATTTCTTCCTGCTGAGCTCGAAACGCACCATTTTCGCCTGCAACGTCACCGAAGACGAGCTGGCAGAAACCCAAAAGAACCCGGACGGCCACGACATGGTCGCCAAGGTCAGAGAATACGCCGCCGCCTCACACAACGCCGAAGCCATCGTGATTTCCGCACGTATCGAAGAAGAACTGGTCGAACTCGACGCCGAAGAAGTGAAGGAATTCCTCGCTGACATGGGCATTGAGGACTCGGGCGTCTCCACCTTGATTCGAGGAGTCTACCACCTGCTCGGCCTGCGCACTTATATTACCAGTGGCGAAAAAGAAACTCGCGCCTGGACCATTCGCGAAGGCGACAAGGCACCTGCCGCAGCCGGCGTCATTCATGGTGACTTTGAACGTGGCTTCATCGCCGCCGAAGTCTGCGCCTATGAAGACCTGGTAGCCGCGGGCTCCAAAAATGCCGCCAAGGAAGCCGGCAAATTAAGAATTGAAGGTAAGGAATACGTGGTGAAAGACGGAGACATCATCGAGTTCCGTTTCAACGTCTAA